A region of the Canis lupus dingo isolate Sandy chromosome 8, ASM325472v2, whole genome shotgun sequence genome:
ATTGATTAGAGAAACTCATTTGAAGACCACCATAGGCTTCAGTTGGAAAAATCACATTATTAATGATTTGACAGAAGCAGAGTTTGAGCTCCTGTTAATTACTATTCCACCAAACCAACTGAGACTCAGGACTGCAATTAAAAGAAACGATCTTCCACATATAATGGCTTTCACACTGCATGATGCTATTAAATAACCATCATTAGCTACTAAAGTACGTACCACCCATTTTTTCAGAGCCTTTTCTCTGCCAAGAAATTTAAGACCAAGAATGATCAATGAAGGAATCATCAGCATGATCACTGTTGATATAGGACATGCAAATTGAAattgttcagaatgatttaaatgtataataaattattACAGATGATGATATTACACAGATATTAAAACTTTTCTTGCAAGGGGCTGGAagttcatttctttgtatctacATCTTATGGGTTGGAACAAAAGAAAGATATTATCTATGGCAtacctcagaaaaataaaataaggcggTGTTTGGCAATTTTCCAGgtactgtgctgggtgctggggatataAAGATAAGTAAAATATAGCCACTGTTCTCAGCAAGCTTACAGATatagaaggaaggagagataagTACACAAAGAAATCACAGCACAGTGTGATAAATACAGTAATCCAAGTGTGCACCTGGTACCTGATAGCATAGGAGAGTGTAACTTGTAAGAGTACTGAGATGGGGAAGAAAAACTGCTCACTTAAGAATCTGCAACTCCCTAAGTTAGaacttttccttctcccctttttGCAGGCAgccatcattttcttctctcctatcTAGAAATGTTCATATTACAGAAGCATAGAAAAGATAATAACCAAAGAGGGGAAGACTACAGGGTGGTTAACTTTCACAGGGAAAACAAGCCTATCCTAAGCTTTTCCAGGCTTTagatttgtgatttaaaaaaaaaaaaaaaaaagtttgggggcacctgggtggctcagtggttgagggtctgccttcagctcaggtcgtgatttcggggtcttgggatcaagtcctgcatcaggctcccactgggaccctgcttccctctctgcctatgtctctgcctctctgtgtgtgtgtgtctctcatgaataactaaataaaatatttttaaaaataaataaatagttttaaaacaagATATGAAGACTGTGGAGTTCTGACTTCTCTTAGGCTGTGTTCCTTACACATTATAACAATGCCATGCCCACATTAGTGCTCCAGTTTCATTAAGAGACATTAAATTAAGGTCTGAGAGGCAGGCGGATTCCTAACTGGGCTCCTGTTCCtaatataatttcaaaacagCTGCAACCCCAACCTCATATTATTTAGCCCAGATATGCTGTCTTCTGctggattgtttttgtttgttcatggaTTAATTCACAGATACATTGTTAAGAAATATGTGACTGAAATGAATCCATAACACAACATGACTCATACCCATCTCGATCACTCTCTTACTGAAGTAAAAGTCACATGCTATGAAAATCATAATGTTAACCATTTTGAAATGCACAATTCCGTGGCCTTTGGTACATTCACAGTGTACAACCACCACCATTATCCAActccaaaacatttccatcacccaaaAAAGAACCCCTGTACCCATTAAGTAGTCATTTTCCATTCCTTCTCCCCTCAGAGCCTGCCAACCTCTAGGCAGctttgtctctatggatttgcttgtTCTGGATGTCTCAgacaaatggaatcacacaatacatgactttttctgttttgctcCTTTCACCacatgatgttttcaaggctcaCGTATgtgtgcttcattcctttttgtggatGAATAATCTGTTGAGAGGATGTACTACAcgttgtttatccattcatcagttgatgggtatttgggtttgactttttggctattatgaatggtgttgctatgaacattagtGTACCAATTTTTGTTCAAATGCCTATTTGCAGGGTTTTGTGTATGGGGGGGGGAATACCTAGGGGCAGGATGTTGCTGGTCATATGgaattctgtttaactttttgaaaaatcgATAACATTCTAAAGCtgctgcattattttttatttcaatcagCAACATGTAAggtttccaatttttctacatGCTGgccaacatttttttcctttaaaaattattatagccattctagtgggtgtaaATGATATTTCCTTGTCAATCTTTTTTATAGATAAGTAATTCATCATAGAAACCACTTcagaaacaagcaagcaaacaaacaaacatcttcATGTCAGGTCTTAAGTTTTCTTCTTTGGTATATAAGACTACCACTAAATGGAGAGGAGATTTTCCTAAGGTGAGCTGCGAAGTGAACATGTGAGAGTCTGAACAACAGAGCTGTGCTTTACTGGCTCCCATCACCTACTCCCCCTGGAGCAACCATGATCAATGCCAAGGCATTTAAATGATGACTGTTGAAATGTCAGCCCCCTGAAGAATAGCCAGGTGTCTTTAGTCAGTGATTGGCAAAGAGGCATCTAAACCATTATGAGGCTTGGCTTGTAAAAAAGctcttctgggggaaaaaatggccattaaaaaaaaaaaaaaaaaaacttgatgaacattctttttttccctctccatatgttcagtattttttaaggAAGATAAAACACAACTAACCATCAATTCCACATCCCATTTTCATAAAAGGTAAAAAAGTAATTTGTTTAGATAAAGTAATGGGTTAAATAGCTTGGGCCTTATGaaatttcaaattctttcctAGCACATTTCTCATTAATAATTCAGTGTCCATTGTACACCTTCCTAGGAGGGCCTGACATAATTTATCTTTGACTGGTATAATCAACACACTACAGAAGTCATTCTTTCCCCTTCAGGAGCATTTAGGTTCAGGAACTAAAACACATATACGCAGAAGATTGCCCATACAAAACAAGGGGCGATAGGAAttatacaccccccccccccaagttctGCATCCATTTCTTCATGCTGAACGGTCTGGCTTCAGTGAGGAGTTGAGTTTCTGTTTCAGATTGCTCTCCTGAGTGCAAACTGTAGTGATGGGGgcgcagggggtggggtgggtggggtgggcagggactTGAGACCCAGGGCACCATGGGCATCCCACCTGGTTGAAAGGAAGGAGGAACTAACAAGAAGCTGAAGACAAAGCTCAAGCTTGAAAGAGGCCCTGCCCTAGTCTGCTGCAGGTCAGTCTTCCTGGGGCCACTTCAGAAAAAGACCTGATGGGTTTCGCAAAGGGACAGGAGGGCTGGGTGGACTGATCCTTCCTTGGACTGGAACCGGTAGAAAGCCAAAGCGAGCCTAGACTAGGGATGGTAGGAAGTCCCAGAGGTGGTTAAAAATCACGGTGATTGAACATTCATCCTCCTGCACAGAAACCATTCAATCCTTAAATGCAGCAAGCGAGTTTTAGGCGTGCCTACATCGATTGATTCTTGTCTCTTCCAAGTTTCGGAAAGTAAACCAGAACGGGGTCACACGTCCAGGGGCCTCAGAAAAGGCTGAAACCCTGGTAAGTCGCGGAAAGCCCCGGAGGTCTTCCTGCCAGTTTGTGGAGCTGGTGCCGGGGCTGGTCACCCGCACGGCGGGCCGCGCGTGGGTTTCGAGGAGCTGGCATCCTTGCTCTCCCGGGGCTTTACACTCTCCTCCCCGGGGCCCGCCAACTCTCCCGGGTACAAAGTACAGCAGGGACGCAGGCGGAGCCTCTCGGAGCGGCGCAGCCGTATCTCTGCCCAGTGCACACCTAGATGGATTTCCAACGCCGCGCCTGGCACGTGGGGGAGGGAGCCCCGGCTCCTGCCGTGCTCCCCGCCGCGCGGCCTCCTTTCTGCGGCCCAGATTCCTCTGGGAGGCGCAGGGGGCTCTGGGCACTACAGGCTTTATTAGGAGATTCGCAGGGGTTCACTCGGGCCCCTAAATCCCTCCCGCCGGCGAAGAGCTGCCCGCGGTGTTGGAACGCAGGACCTCCTAAGGCGCGCGGTGTGTGTCCTTCCTCCTCCTAACCCCGCTCTGGGTCAGTCGCAGCGACTCTAAGACTGTCTGCGTGGGCGCCTGTGCGCGGGTCCAGCCCGAGGACAGGAGTGGCACCGCGCGAAGGACGTCACGGGCCGCCAGCCCGCACGGCACTCTGCCCGGGCCATCTACGCGGCGGGCCGCAGGTGGAGCGCCCTGGGTAAGGGGGACCCACAGCTTGCGCGGCGGGCCCGGAGCGGCAGGGCGAGCGCGAGGTGGGGGTAGGGCCCGGGACGATCGCCTGGGAGTGGAGTTGGGGGTGTCTCGGGACCGGGCAGCGACTGAGGGAAACTGAGCTGAACTCCAGACATCAGTGCCTGGGGGCTGCTTCCCCGGAcaggagccgggggggggggggggcagtggggggggggacgGATTCTACACCCGCCCTCCAAGAAGGCGTTCCCCCTGAGGGATGGGTACAGGGTACCGCAGGGGAACCCCTTCCCCAGAAGCAGCTGCCAGAGTTGATCAGAGCACAGCACTGGGAAGGAAAAGCGTTGGGCAAGGGGTGGTAAGCCACCTCCaccgcctcccccctcctccccccacccccacccccacccctccctctccgTAGCTGCTGACGCGCTGGTGGTGCCTATTAATCATTCACCAGCCCGGAGCCGCGCCACTTAATGGCTGTGCGGCGCGGGGCTCCAGCCCGCCGGCCGCGGCTCTCGGCGCTCGCGTGTGCCCGGGCGCCCcgcagcctccagcctccagccgcCGGGCAATGCGCCCCGCCGGCGCCCGTCCGAGCCGAGCttcccgcggccgccgcccgctCCCCCAGGGGCCCGGCTGCAGTGAGCTCCcggcgggcgcgcgggcggggccCCGAGTGAGCGCGCgagcggcgggggcgcggggagagCGCCCGGCCCgggcggccccgccggcccccgtCAGCTGAAATGTTCCCCAATGGCActgcctcctctccttcttctcctagCCCCAGCCCGGGCAGCTGCGGGGAAGGCGGCGGCAgcaggggccccggggccggCGCCGCGGACGGCATGGAGGAGCCGGGGCGAAACGCGTCCCAGAACGGGACCTTGAGCGAGGGCCAGGGCAGCGCCATCCTCATCTCTTTCATCTACTCCGTGGTGTGCCTGGTGGGGCTGTGTGGTAACTCCATGGTCATCTACGTGATCCTGCGCTACGCCAAAATGAAGACGGCCACCAACATCTACATCCTGAACCTGGCCATCGCCGACGAGCTGCTCATGCTCAGCGTGCCGTTCCTGGTCACCTCCACGTTGCTTCGCCACTGGCCCTTCGGCGCGCTGCTCTGCCGCCTCGTGCTCAGCGTGGACGCGGTCAACATGTTCACCAGCATCTACTGTCTGACTGTGCTGAGCGTGGACCGGTACGTGGCCGTGGTGCACCCCATCAAGGCGGCACGCTACCGCCGGCCCACCGTGGCCAAGGTGGTGAATCTGGGCGTGTGGGTGCTCTCGCTGCTGGTCATTCTGCCCATCGTGGTCTTCTCGCGCACAGCGGCCAACAGTGACGGCACGGTGGCCTGCAACATGCTCATGCCTGAGCCGGCCCAGCGCTGGCTAGTGGGCTTCGTGTTGTACACGTTTCTCATGGGCTTCCTGCTGCCCGTCGGGGCCATCTGCCTGTGCTACGTGCTCATCATCGCCAAAATGCGCATGGTGGCTCTCAAGGCCGGCTGGCAGCAGCGCAAGCGCTCGGAGCGCAAGATCACcctgatggtgatgatggtggtgatggtgtttGTCATCTGCTGGATGCCCTTCTATGTAGTGCAGCTGGTCAACGTGTTTGCCGAGCAGGACGACGCCACGGTGAGCCAGCTGTCGGTCATCCTGGGCTACGCCAACAGCTGCGCCAATCCCATCCTCTACGGCTTCCTTTCGGACAACTTCAAGCGCTCTTTCCAGCGCATCCTGTGCCTCAGCTGGATGGACAACGCGGCCGAGGAGCCTGTCGACTACTACGCCACGGCCCTCAAGAGCCGCGCCTACAGCGTGGAGGACTTCCAGCCCGAGAACCTGGAGTCGGGAGGCGCTGTCTTCCGTAATGGCACCTGCACGTCTCGGATCACGACTCTCTGAGCCTCGGCCACGCGAGGGCCCTGCGCAcgggaggaggaagatgaggaggaagggaggccgGGTGCGAGAGGTGACAGTATCCCAGGCGCCTGGGTGTGGCGGGGGCAAAGTGGGGCCCCGGCACTGCGTGCGCGTGGGGGGGAAGTCGCGCGACAAAGCTGCCTCGGGCACTTGGCTGACAGGTTGGGGAGGCTTGCTGCTCCCTTCTCCTCCGTCGGCTACGTTCGGTCCCTCCTCCTCTGCGCTAGCACTGCCTCGCCCCGCTGTGCGCCCCGCTGTGCTCCCCACTCTGTAACTTCGATCTTTCCTTCCGCCCCGTCCTGCAGGTGCAGATCATGAACTCGTTCACGTCGTCAACTCGGCCTGACTGTCAGCCCGGCCAGCCGTTATTTTTGTTTAAGCTGCGCCTCGGTTACCGCCACGGGCTTCCCGCGGGGTGAGTCCCCAGCTCGccctccgccccgcccgccccgccgcgcccctccGCCCGCCAGGCTCCGCGGGGTGCCCCTAGCGGAGCCTGGGGAATCGCCGCTCTCGCCGTGCTCAGCCCTCGGTGACGGGAAGTAGGACCCGAGAAGGACCTGGGCGGTTGGTCTTTCCTCCTGCTCTCGGGTGGGGTCGTGCCCTGCGCGGAACCCCCTCACCTCTTCCACCCCACCCGCGGCGGAGCCAGGGGCTTAGTGAAGTCGGTCCCGCGCTTCGAACCGCAGGCGTCGTGCAGTCCCCAGCCAGCCCCCCCTCTTGGAGCAAAGAGGAACTGGCAGCAAGCGAGCGACCCGGGAGTTTTGAGAAGGTTCCGGGCTTTGGCAGGGAAGCGAAACCACCCTCTTTTCCGCCCCGCGACGGCGCTTTTGGGTTCAGAGCCAGCGCGGGGCACTCCGGGGTCAGCGTCCgccgggcagggccgggccgggcagggccgggcagggcagggcagggcagggccgggcgCGCTCTCTCCGCCGCCCCCCGGGGCCTGTGCGGCCACTAGCGTTGCTCCCGCGCCGAAGCTTCAGGCGGTGCAGATGCAAGAGCAGCAGCGGACTCGGGTTCCCGCCCCGGCTTATCGCGAAGCCCAGGCACCCGGGCCAGGACCCCGGGGGCGCCTTCGGGGCCTCGGCCAATCCCGAGCGCATTGCTGCCGCCCGCGGGCTAAAGAGCGCGGCCCGCCTGGCCGCTGAAGGTTGCTGCCTTTCCAGCGGTGCCTAATACGTTCTTTTCTTgtttgacatatttatttatttatttgtgatgttGGAAGGTGTGTCTGTGCTTTGCTTTTCCCTATTTGCCTAGCCCAGGGCCTTTTCTTCAGGAcccagggggcgggggtggggacaggggtggCAGTGAGGAGGTGGGGGTCTTTTTGTGCAAAGACCCCTCAAAACCTCTCCTCTTTGTTGGGccttctttccttatctttttatttttgcttgtgttcAGTGAAGTTTGGAggttcttttatactttttcttatgTAGTCTCTTGTTtgtcttaataataaataaatgataatgtgGGCTAGCCACCTCCCAACGCAGAGTGGAATGTCCTGAATTCCTTTCAGCATTACCCTAtgtacgattttatttatttttttatttttttacatattacaCATATTTATCTTGCTCCATTGTCATAAATCCATGAAACAATGTGAGGCTGGCAGGAGCACTTGAAGATATGAGTGTTCAAGAAAGCACTCAAGTCTGGAGCTGAGAAATCTGATGCAAGACAGATCTTAATCAGTGCTGAGAATGTCCCTCCCTGTTTATGTCCCTGCTTCTTCTGGGTTCCAGCATAGGCCATTCTAATATACAATCTAGTTAACATTGTCACTTCTTTTGAACACATTGAAAGTAATTTGTGTCTATGTTTCAATCTTACCAATTATATTGGAAGCCTTGGCAGGGCAAGGACCAATAATTTTACTTCTGTGTATTTCCTGTATTGCTTTAGTATGCTGGCATGTACATAGTAGGCACTAAATACATGTTTGCTGGTTGGTTGTTTAAGTAGGCCAGAGTGTATTACAACCATTGGAAATAACTAAGTCTGGGGCTGTCAGGTTCTCTCACTGACATGATACACAGTGGTTGAAATCActacggaaaaaaaaaatgttttgtgtaaTATTTGCTTCAAGAACATTGTGCTTTCCTGAAAGCAGTGGCCAAGAGTAAAAATGTCTCTgatgttttgtttaaaataatgaacaaatacACACTTTTGGTTCTACATCATAAAGTTTAGGTCTGTTCCttaatgataatatatattattactcctttggaaaatggatttttaatgGTTAAGAACAATGAAATTTATGAATCTTAAACATTATCCTCTTAAGGGGATTCAAATCTAGTGCTCTTAAACCTGTTACCATTGTAATAttaactaaataaacaaatgtattaTGTTGTTGCAAATTGTCTGACTTTGCCTTTTGAATTTTACTGTTTCAGgggattatttaaaaacacatatacacgGGCTTGGTTGCTTTGTGTCTCACTTAGGTTGTAAGAAAAAGGTTTCCAGATTACGTTTGGACATTTTACCAAGATTGGGgttatactttgaattttttttttttttttaaagaaaagtctgttagttcagaggaagaggaaaaagtttTGAGTCAATATGAATAGGAAGCAGTGCAGTGGCCTGTACTCTCTATGGTTTGCTGTTGTCACCAAATTTACTAGATGGTATCTCAATCTCTCACAGATTAAATTACTGTCTGCCCTCATTTATGACCTCAGGCTTTGTTGTGGGAGCTAAATAATTGCTGACTTACATCCTAGGGAGAGATAACAGAGAAaaaactggagagagagagacacagagagagagagagagaaacagagacagagacagggagagggagagattgccTAAAGATGTTCCAGAGAAAATGGattacataaatagaaaaatcagatTTCATCATAAGAGAGTCATATTTTATGCTTTGTTCAGTGATAGCCGTTTCTATCCCAAGAAGAATTTAAGGTCTTattagaggaatttttttaacagactttattttttagagtagttttctTTTCATAGCAAAATCAGTGGAAAGTAACATTTTCCAAGCAGGCAATAGCAGTGATTCCAGAACCAGAGTGGTGGGTGGGGAAGTTCAAAAAACTCCAAATGCCCTGTAACTCTAGGCTTTATAGTTCTATACATTATCTCAATATGACTAAGGATAACtggatttgtctttttaaattatttttaaaagctggagCAAGATGGTAAATTGAACTCATAATTTAGAtgtgcagagaaaacattttcctgTTTTGGTTTTAACTAACCTGAACTTTATTCTAGGCCCCTTCCAACTGGCtagctgggagaaaaaaaatcaaataaatattcaaacatCCAATTGAGTTAATGATTTAACTCAATTTAactttgaaattgaaaaaaaattctaaatttcatttGAATAAGTTTAGATAGTCTCCCAGCTGGCCTCCTTGTCCTCTCTAGTTAGCCTTAAAACGGCTTTGAAGTGAAGATTAGGAAGAGGCTTTCTGCATCCTAGTGGAGGACATTTGAGGGGGGGTGGTCCTTTGGAAAGGGGCTCTCCCTGCCCTTGGGTTTCTGGGAACAGGTGTTTTCCCCCTGCAGATGATTCCTTTCTACAGTCTGTTGGAATCTGCAGCTTCTGGAGTCTATGATCCAACCTCTCAGCTTGATGAGGGCCACACTAAGCTTCTGTGGGCCGTGGACCTTTCAGTCTTCCACAGTGTTCCTACAGTCCCTCAGAGACTGGGGGGGCTACCTCCAGCATCTGTCAAGGAGTGATCTCACCCTGCCATAGGCAGCCCCATGGTGAACCCCTTGGTTCAGTGGCTAGGGGTTCTAGGGTGGCTCTGGACTGGTGACCCTCAGGATCTCCTGTCTGTGTCTTTTTGGGTGGCTCCATCTCAGGTCTTTTCTGCCTCTGCTTACCATGGTCAACTTTACTTTTTCAAACCATTCTCCTCACATTCCCTTTCCACTAGAGGAAAAACATAGGAGAGGAGTCTTTTATTCTTAGCCTTTGATGTactgaagcaaaataaaaggatttagCAAATCTCTGTACAATCCCATACCCCAACTGCCTCACCTGATTTCCAAGCCTTTTTGAATTGCCTAGAAGTTGAAGATTTCCACCTTTCCTATCCTAAGGTGATGAACCTCGCCTTGGAATGAGAGACTGCAATGAAACATGATTTATGGAGGAAGTTAAAATGCATCATTTTAGAGTCTGTGCACTATTATCTCTCTTACTAGTGACCCCTGTGCTCCTAGGGGAGAATTCCTCAGGCCATCTTCCCACACAATATCCCCCAAGAGGATTATGTTGAAAATCTTTGATGCCTCATCTAATTCAACCTTGACCATTGTACAAAATGCCGTATGCATGATTTTGGCCTGAGAAGAAAGCCAAGGTATTCTCCTggaggatacattttttttttttttttaagaaactatgaTACAGTTCCAActtattgtaaataaatattagagatatcatatcaatttaaaaaacaccTTGCTTTGTAAATCTCGCTCATCACCTCATTCAATGTACCACAGCAGAGAGGTTAGACACTCAACTGAAATAATTGATAGATATTCACAAAATTATTACAGTGGTGTGTGCTTAAGAAAATACAGTATTGCAAAGGCTATGCTGCTATCTTGTCACACCATACACCTTTGAGCTAAGGAGAGTCTCTTCCACATATTCAGATGGAAATCTTGTTTTTCATTCAACACATTTCAATTTGCTGGCTTTAAAAGAAGGCAGAGAGGTTCAACATTGTTACCTGGTTTCCCTGGAGGAAGGCAGGTACAGAGATAATGGTGTAAGTGATCATTTGCTACTTTGTTAAAGATCTAGAGACAGGGTATTATAGTGAGTGTATTCATGAAAGGATTTGTAGTAGGGATGATCAGATATAGTCCAGCTTCTGATTTCAACTATAAAGGAAAGGAATGTGTTTCTGCAATGATGACAAAGTTGAGGAGGCCTGTGAACAGAAGTAACGagtgcaaaataaaatatcaaaatacctTTTTGTCAAACTGTTGAGTAGAGAGGAACTTCATCTAAAAAGGAGCCATAATTTAAAATAGACACACTTTGGTAAAATAGACATCACTTTGATAATGagcttaattattttcaaaacatatattaAACTCAATCTTATTAgtcaatatttggaaatattacaCTCTTTCAAGACTGAGACTACCGGCATGATCTCAAAATTCTTTGGAATAATAGTGAATTAAGACTCTAAAAAAGATCTCTTTAAGCTAGTATGATTCAAGTCTTCAGTTTTGAGTggacaagaagttaaaaatatgagAGGTGGGGAATGCTACTAGCTAAGCCCTGTGGTGGGGTTCAACTCTGCAAACCTGCCTCATTGCCTACATGCCCAGACTGGCTACAGATAAAGGCCTCAGGAGTACTCCcagctttaaaaatttaagaaagatttaCTATGTATCAGAGTCCACTTGGAGGAGGATGCCTTGTGGAGACACTAGAATATCATGTACAAAAATAGTTCTGACTTTCATAATAATAACACCTGTATCAAAAGACAGTActgcatttacatttaaaaagggagagaaaaaaaagggagagagaaaaatccaagACACGATAGGCAAGCAGGAAAATATTGTACAATGACATATGTGGTTTACATGACTATTCTGGGAAAGGCTGTCTAAATATTGATGGACGATAGCACTCACtgtgtctttctgtctctataaccCTTGAACAATTCATTAATCTGGCTAATATTATTAGCAGtggcaaaatgtctattcaaagtcaataattaaattaaacattCTCCTTCATGTCCAATGAGCCACTGTAACTAGTAAATCAAGTAGATGTCTATATGCTTTTTTCAAAGGACTCCTGAGTCTCCCTATACGTATATAAACTCTGTGGAAACTGaacctaaaacacacacacacacacacacacacacacacacacaccacgtaCCTCAAACAAAAAGGAATCTTTTAATTGGTGAAATAGAACTTTAAGACTCTGTCCGCCCCCCTACCCTTTCAAGTTCCCATCCCCTAACCCTTCTGTCCCCAGCTCAGAAGCCTTTTTTTCCCTGGCTTTTCCTACTTCTCCCAATGGAGCTCTTCTCAGAAGACTTCTCAGAAGACGATTTCCTTTGATTTGTAGTTTATATCACTGACAAAGCTTCAAGTGTTATCGTCCAGAAGCAAGGCTTTTTAATAAGGGTGTATAGTATCAGAACATCAGGCAGCAGTATCCTGAAGTCACACCTTTGTCTAAGGGAAATATTTCTTAACAAGTGGTCCATGAGCCTTGCATCAGAATCActcaagaactttaaaaaatttatattctctttgCTCCACTATAGAGGTTTTGATTCATTAGGTCTGGGGTGAGACTCAGTGTTTCTAAAGAACACTAAAGTTCGAAAACTAACGGTCTAAGGGTGAAGTGCATGGAGTTTGCCATCAGCAAATGTAGCTCTACTTTATTAATAGTATGATACTGAGCGAGTAAATCTTCACAATGTGTGTTTTGCTCATTTATAAAAGCAGATAATAATACCTCCTTTTTAGGGATGTTGTGATGAGACATATGCCAAATGCCAAAGCCATCAGAACTCTTTTaagtgtgaatgaatgaaaatctaATTAGCTCACACAGCTGAAAATTCTTGAGGGTGGGAAGCTCTGGCTTCAGGGTATACTTGATCCATAGCTCAgtaagatcttttattttatttttttttcattttcttttcttatctctgaTTTTTGCCATGCTGACTCCATTCTCAGATAGGTCAGTCCTTTGTAAGTACAAGATAGCTGCGGAAAATTAAACACAATATTTTTCCAGgttcaaatttcaaaagaaagagtaaaaatgaTTCTAATTGGACTGTTTGAGATAGTTCATCTGTTGGGAGGCACCACTCCACATCTCTCATCCTCCATATATCCTACTGGGTCTGCCAAGAATAAAGGCCCTGACTGCTTTTTTCCTGGATTATTTATCAAGGTTCTGTTTGTAGCAAGAATATTGAGCAATCAGGTAGCATCTCTTTTAAGAACAAGGAAGCCTTGATTACTGCCTGCTAAAAAGCAGTGGTTCCCCCAAGGGCAGTGACACAAACCCACAATATCCAGATAGGCTCATGCTGCATCAACTCCATGAGAATCAGAAGCAAAAGGAACTCATGCAAATCATGTTGCTTACTGGCTGCACCACAAGTAATAAAaacctttgtctctgacccagaaATCTTGTGTCT
Encoded here:
- the SSTR1 gene encoding somatostatin receptor type 1 isoform X2, encoding MEEPGRNASQNGTLSEGQGSAILISFIYSVVCLVGLCGNSMVIYVILRYAKMKTATNIYILNLAIADELLMLSVPFLVTSTLLRHWPFGALLCRLVLSVDAVNMFTSIYCLTVLSVDRYVAVVHPIKAARYRRPTVAKVVNLGVWVLSLLVILPIVVFSRTAANSDGTVACNMLMPEPAQRWLVGFVLYTFLMGFLLPVGAICLCYVLIIAKMRMVALKAGWQQRKRSERKITLMVMMVVMVFVICWMPFYVVQLVNVFAEQDDATVSQLSVILGYANSCANPILYGFLSDNFKRSFQRILCLSWMDNAAEEPVDYYATALKSRAYSVEDFQPENLESGGAVFRNGTCTSRITTL
- the SSTR1 gene encoding somatostatin receptor type 1 isoform X1; the protein is MFPNGTASSPSSPSPSPGSCGEGGGSRGPGAGAADGMEEPGRNASQNGTLSEGQGSAILISFIYSVVCLVGLCGNSMVIYVILRYAKMKTATNIYILNLAIADELLMLSVPFLVTSTLLRHWPFGALLCRLVLSVDAVNMFTSIYCLTVLSVDRYVAVVHPIKAARYRRPTVAKVVNLGVWVLSLLVILPIVVFSRTAANSDGTVACNMLMPEPAQRWLVGFVLYTFLMGFLLPVGAICLCYVLIIAKMRMVALKAGWQQRKRSERKITLMVMMVVMVFVICWMPFYVVQLVNVFAEQDDATVSQLSVILGYANSCANPILYGFLSDNFKRSFQRILCLSWMDNAAEEPVDYYATALKSRAYSVEDFQPENLESGGAVFRNGTCTSRITTL